The Stomoxys calcitrans unplaced genomic scaffold, idStoCalc2.1 SCAFFOLD_243, whole genome shotgun sequence genome includes a region encoding these proteins:
- the LOC131998384 gene encoding uncharacterized protein LOC131998384: MSSLERFIRANDKLVNFEQGLTEANISESSIFALEIHRDELKSIWATVKSLYDKCIDHFDSQSKKPSGEANDDGNNSPESDSDSEGSDLDSINARFHASYETYVRIVSKLSAHIHRRTNVTPTQQASVQPSNFHLPACDTESFRGDYQSWPSFRDMFSAIYVNNSSLSKVQKLFHLRKKTEGEAHDIVKKCPLTNNGFDIAWSNLKDRFENKRMLVHSQLRILFNLSTITTESSEDIKCLQRDINSCISSLKLYDIDVSSWDAIFVFVCSTKLPRVTLSLWEQSIKNKKDISKWTDLDSFLSSRYQTLETICEINGPFNADKTNSSCKKQATPLNKKINSNHAKVSPPTSNPPCNLCANEPHTIRKCPKFLNMKIDDRQSCIRRLNLCLNCFAKAHSVKDCKSPHNCYSCGKRHNTLLHRDVKPVHDTNPASSHSQIQNSELQQIQSTIPQSSVHHASLEQVSFPPFSSSASNIQSCFAAHSQNVLLGTALVEISHLGLKYFVRALIDSGSQGTFISERVFNILKLPFQPIEADIAGLNGVTSAKSRKMATFSISPRFDSDLHVNVTALVVPQLSGDLPTSSINPSVLVEFPNIRLADPKFLESSRIDLLIGADIFNNILLDNVRRNICGSLVAQETIFGWIITGPIRNNPKVSSYSTIVSYFSETNLEKQLKRFWEVEEVPQKPLLSESDSFCEKLYSETTKRDSDGRYIVSLPFKESFSYNSPQIGRSRSIASAQFLRNESRLSKNMSLKDEYDSVIQEYLDLGHMAKVPIPVEEEFPRHYYLPHHAVIKPDRTTTKVRVVFNASCPTSSGTSLNDILYPGPVLQNDLTLLLLRWRLYRYVFSADIEKMYRQIRINKDHSCFQRILFRTKPKEQIQDFELQTVTFGVNAAPYLAIRTLMQLAEDCSSFYPLASHIIRDDMYVDDVLTGCHDLQLALKAKDQLISALNSACFPLRKWASNSKEILQSLPKEHILKEDFLLFDDSSLTKTLGVRWNAMLDKFLFVIQATPCKESYTKREVLSEISKIFDPAGWLAPIVVLAKILMRHVWLSKVDWDEKITSKCFQDWKNLLDDFSTINSIQIPRWISYAPSFRIQFHAFCDASENAYAAVIYSRVEDESRHVSVNLLTSKSRVAPVKCLSIPKLELLGATLLAEVVGSVIPSMNLPSYEIFKWTDSTIVLAWLRKPACNWKTFVANRVSTISSKVGIDNWFHVDTLFNPADLASRGVYPKDLIENNLWWCGPKWLSESRNSWPISDDIIDDTELEQKALRVHLATNSDNHEIIGRFSSFHRAIRVICYIFRFFHKTHPKHRDSVTFDSVELKVTEVKAVRNRLIVLAQAEGFPEVVEALRLKKAVPKSSNILNLNPFLDENGVIRAFGRLAYSPSLSYDERAPHMGGLWEAGVKSFKTHLKKISGGFTYTFEEFCTLLTKIEACLNSRPISTMSEDFTDLNPLTPGHFLIGGPILAPPEPNYDTHPESVVNRWQRVKVLQQHFCQRWKSEYLKELHKRNKWKNPEKNVEIDSIVVIRDENLPPNEWRIGRVTHVHPGKDKRVRVASVYTSKGVITRPITKLVLLPTQ; this comes from the exons ATGAGCTCCTTAGAACGATTCATCCGGGCTAATGATAAGCTAGTTAATTTCGAACAGGGATTAACTGAGGCAAATATTTCCGAATCATCTATTTTCGCTCTAGAGATACACCGCGATGAGCTTAAATCAATTTGGGCAACTGTCAAAAGCCTTTATGACAAATGTATAGATCATTTCGACAGTCAGAGCAAAAAGCCATCCGGAGAAGCCAATGATGATGGGAATAACTCCCCTGAATCAGATTCTGATAGCGAAGGCTCTGACCTAGACAGCATAAATGCAAGATTTCACGCTTCTTATGAAACCTACGTCAGAATTGTTTCAAAACTTAGTGCCCATATTCATAGACGAACAAATGTAACTCCCACTCAGCAAGCATCCGTCCAGCCTTCTAATTTTCACCTTCCAGCTTGCGATACGGAATCTTTCCGTGGAGATTACCAATCCTGGCCTTCGTTTCGAGACATGTTCTCTGCCATATACGTGAATAACTCCAGTCTTTCCAAGgttcaaaaattgtttcattTGAGGAAGAAGACAGAGGGAGAGGCACATGACATTGTCAAAAAATGTCCCCTGACAAACAACGGCTTTGACATCGCATGGTCGAATCTTAAAGATAGATTCGAAAACAAAAGAATGTTAGTCCATAGTCAGCTTCGAATTCTATTTAATTTGTCCACGATTACTACGGAGTCAAGTGAAGATATTAAATGCCTTCAACGCGACATCAACTCCTGCATTTCGTCCTTGAAATTATATGATATTGACGTCTCAAGCTgggacgcaatttttgtttttgtctgctCTACGAAACTTCCTCGTGTTACTCTTTCTCTGTGGGAGCAATCCATTAAAAACAAGAAAGATATTTCAAAATGGACAGATTTAGATTCGTTTTTGTCAAGCAGATACCAGACGTTGGAGACAATTTGTGAAATAAACGGTCCCTTCAATGCAGATAAGACGAATTCAAGCTGTAAGAAACAGGCAACGCCCTTGAATAAGAAAATTAATAGCAACCATGCGAAGGTTTCTCCCCCCACTTCAAATCCACCATGCAATTTATGTGCAAATGAGCCTCATACAATCCGCAAATGCCCTAAGTTTCTTAACATGAAAATAGATGATAGACAATCTTGTATCCGAAGATTGAATTTATGTCTCAATTGTTTCGCAAAAGCCCATAGCGTAAAGGACTGCAAAAGTCCTCACAACTGCTACTCGTGTGGAAAGAGGCATAATACTCTCCTGCATCGTGACGTTAAGCCTGTTCACGATACGAATCCTGCCTCAAGTCACTCCCAAATTCAAAATTCTGAACTCCAACAGATACAGTCCACAATCCCCCAATCGTCCGTTCATCACGCAAGCCTCGAACAGGTATCTTTCCCGCCTTTTTCGTCCTCTGCAAGTAACATCCAATCATGTTTCGCTGCACATTCTCAAAATGTTCTTCTCGGCACTGCGCTGGTTGAAATCAGTCATCTCGGACTGAAATATTTTGTGAGAGCCCTGATAGACTCAGGTTCACAAGGAACGTTCATATCTGAACGTGTCTTCAATATCCTCAAACTGCCTTTCCAACCAATCGAGGCCGACATTGCGGGTCTCAATGGTGTCACGTCAGCAAAATCCAgaaaaatggcaacattttctataagcCCTCGTTTTGACTCCGACTTGCATGTCAATGTAACAGCTTTGGTCGTGCCGCAACTTTCAGGAGATCTTCCAACAAGTTCCATTAATCCTTCGGTTCTTGTAGAATTTCCGAACATTCGGCTTGCTGATCCAAAGTTTCTTGAAAGTAGCCGAATCGATCTGCTTATTGGCGCGGACATATTCAATAATATTCTTTTGGACAATGTTCGTCGAAACATTTGCGGCTCTCTTGTCGCTCAAGAGACAATATTCGGATGGATAATTACAGGACCTATCCGGAATAATCCTAAAGTATCATCCTATTCTACTATAGTTTCCTACTTTTCAGAAACGAATTTAGAAAAACAGCTAAAgcgtttttgggaggtggaggaAGTTCCGCAAAAGCCTCTACTCTCCGAATCCGATTCATTTTGCGAGAAATTATATTCGGAAACAACCAAACGTGACTCTGATGGGAGATATATAGTGTCTCTGCCGTTCAAGGAATCCTTTTCATATAACTCTCCACAGATAGGACGATCCAGGTCCATAGCTAGTGCTCAATTCTTGAGAAATGAGTCTCGACTATCCAAAAACATGTCGTTAAAAGACGAATATGATTCTGTCATCCAGGAATATTTAGACCTAGGCCATATGGCCAAGGTTCCTATTCCTGTTGAGGAAGAGTTTCCAAGGCACTATTACCTCCCCCACCATGCGGTGATAAAACCCGATAGAACCACTACCAAAGTCAGAGTGGTCTTCAATGCCTCATGTCCAACATCCTCGGGAACATCACTTAATGACATTCTCTATCCAGGCCCAGTACTTCAGAATGACTTGACTCTTCTTCTTTTGCGCTGGCGTCTCTATCGCTATGTTTTCAGTGCCGACATCGAAAAGATGTATCGGCAAATAAGGATTAATAAAGATCATTCTTGTTTCCAGAGAATTCTGTTTCGAACAAAGCCAAAGGAACAGATTCAAGATTTCGAACTGCAAACCGTAACCTTTGGTGTAAATGCAGCTCCATATTTGGCTATTAGAACTCTAATGCAGCTCGCAGAAGACTGCAGCAGTTTTTATCCTTTGGCAAGCCACATTATTCGAGACGACATGTACGTGGACGATGTTTTAACTGGTTGCCACGATCTCCAATTGGCTTTAAAGGCTAAAGATCAATTGATCTCAGCCCTTAATTCCGCATGTTTTCCACTTAGAAAATGGGCATCCAATTCTAAGGAGATTCTCCAGTCCTTACCCAAAGAGCACATCTTGAAGGAAGATTTCCTTCTTTTCGATGACAGCAGCCTAACCAAGACTTTAGGTGTGCGGTGGAATGCCATGTTAGATAAGTTCTTATTCGTAATTCAGGCAACGCCATGTAAGGAGAGTTACACGAAAAGAGAGGTGCTTTCCGAAATATCTAAGATTTTCGATCCAGCTGGATGGCTAGCACCCATAGTCGTCCTAGCGAAAATTCTTATGCGACATGTGTGGTTATCCAAGGTTGATTGGGATGAGAAAATTACTTCCAAATGTTTCCAAGATTGGAAAAATCTTCTAGATGACTTCTCAACTATCAACTCAATCCAAATCCCACGTTGGATTTCCTACGCACCCTCATTTCGTATCCAATTTCACGCATTTTGCGATGCATCGGAAAATGCATATGCAGCAGTCATTTACTCCCGTGTGGAGGATGAAAGCAGACATGTTTCTGTAAATTTGCTAACATCCAAATCCAGGGTAGCACCAGTCAAATGCCTTTCCATTCCTAAACTTGAACTCCTTGGGGCTACCTTGCTCGCAGAAGTTGTCGGGTCAGTAATTCCTTCAATGAATCTTCCAAGTTATGAAATATTCAAATGGACTGATTCAACTATTGTTTTGGCTTGGCTGCGAAAGCCCGCATGCAACTGGAAAACTTTTGTTGCAAACCGCGTATCCACCATAAGCAGCAAGGTAGGAATTGACAATTGGTTCCATGTTGATACCCTATTCAATCCAGCGGACTTAGCTAGCCGCGGAGTTTATCCCaaagatttaattgaaaataatctCTGGTGGTGCGGACCTAAGTGGCTGTCCGAATCTCGAAACAGTTGGCCTATATCAGACGATATCATAGACGATACTGAATTGGAACAGAAAGCCCTACGAGTACATCTTGCTACCAACTCCGATAATCACGAAATTATAGGTCGCTTTTCTTCTTTTCATCGGGCTATTCGAGTCATTTGTTATATATTCCGATTCTTTCACAAGACTCATCCAAAGCACCGCGATTCAGTCACATTCGATTCTGTCGAGTTAAAGGTTACAGAAGTAAAGGCAGTTAGAAATAGATTAATAGTTCTAGCTCAAGCGGAAGGATTTCCAGAGGTGGTTGAAGCTTTACGACTAAAGAAAGCTGTCCCAAAGTCTTCTAACATTCTTAACTTAAATCCATTTCTGGATGAGAATGGAGTTATTCGCGCGTTTGGTCGACTCGCGTATTCGCCATCCCTTAGCTACGATGAAC GCGCACCCCATATGGGTGGCCTATGGGAAGCCGGGGTGAAAAGTTTTAAGAcccatttgaagaaaatttctggCGGTTTCACCTACACCTTCGAAGAATTTTGTACTCTTCTGACAAAAATAGAAGCTTGTCTTAATTCGAGGCCTATTTCCACAATGTCAGAGGATTTCACTGACTTAAATCCGCTCACACCAGGACATTTTCTCATAGGAGGACCAATTTTGGCTCCTCCAGAGCCTAATTACGACACTCATCCTGAGTCTGTGGTTAATCGTTGGCAACGTGTCAAGGTCCTTCAGCAACATTTTTGCCAACGTTGGAAATCCGAGTATTTAAAGGAGCTCCATAAGAGGAACAAATGGAAAAATCCAGAAAAGAACGTAGAAATTGATTCCATTGTCGTTATCCGCGACGAAAATCTTCCACCAAACGAATGGCGAATTGGTCGAGTTACTCATGTTCATCCAGGAAAAGATAAGCGTGTACGAGTAGCCTCCGTTTACACATCAAAGGGTGTGATTACTCGTCCAATTACAAAACTCGTTCTACTTCCCACCCAATAG